The following are from one region of the Salvia hispanica cultivar TCC Black 2014 chromosome 1, UniMelb_Shisp_WGS_1.0, whole genome shotgun sequence genome:
- the LOC125201247 gene encoding G-type lectin S-receptor-like serine/threonine-protein kinase At1g11300 produces the protein MSRIITKFFIHTSILVLILQSIVCLSLQNDKISAGVIIRDPESIISAKKQYKLGFFSPPNTTNRYLGIFLAFSEETVVWVANRDTPLKDSSGAVTLSQDGNLVVLDGTNRTVWSTNLTTTSPVIHPVVQILDTGNLVLLEEDSGDTLWESFSHPTDVQVPGMPLSQNIRTGKQLLVTAWKSATDPGTGSFTGGLDAMKGPPQLVTYNEGRPHWRSGPWNGLIFIGIKEMFYAYLDMNCDSEGVEWRGEEMGHRGGAYPENVCDFYGKCGVFGSCNALELPICSCLRGFEPVNEDEWGRGNWTNGCRRRNQLRCGDDEFERVQYMKVPDFAQPFPSRVLDECRTRCVGNCSCIAYAYDGNIGCMFWSDTLIDTQEFDGVGVDIYVRLSVSEFDSHKERKLYIIIGVAVGFVCISVMMIIAWWLIVKRKGNKAQDSSILEVGQMFTTDSTAIVLKK, from the exons ATGTCTCGCATTATCACTAAATTCTTTATTCATACATCAATACTTGTTCTAATTCTCCAAAGCATTGTATGTTTGAGTttacaaaatgacaaaatttcagCCGGTGTGATCATCAGAGATCCAGAGTCCATTATATCAGCAAAGAAGCAATACAAATTGGGATTCTTCTCTCCTCCAAACACCACCAACCGCTACTTAGGAATCTTCCTCGCCTTCTCCGAAGAAACAGTGGTATGGGTTGCCAACAGAGACACACCCCTCAAAGATTCTTCCGGCGCCGTTACTCTGTCTCAAGACGGCAATCTCGTCGTCTTGGACGGGACTAATCGAACCGTCTGGTCGACCAATCTCACCACTACCTCTCCCGTCATTCATCCGGTTGTCCAAATCCTGGACACTGGCAATCTCGTCTTGCTGGAAGAGGACTCTGGAGACACGCTGTGGGAGTCGTTCTCACATCCTACGGATGTTCAGGTGCCAGGAATGCCATTAAGCCAGAACATAAGGACAGGGAAGCAGCTGCTGGTGACGGCATGGAAAAGCGCCACAGACCCCGGGACAGGGAGCTTCACTGGGGGCCTCGACGCCATGAAAGGACCCCCACAGCTTGTCACGTATAACGAGGGGCGCCCACACTGGAGGAGCGGGCCGTGGAACGGCCTGATATTTATCGGGATAAAAGAAATGTTCTACGCCTACTTAGATAT GAATTGCGATTCGGAAGGTGTGGAATGGCGTGGAGAAGAGATGGGACACCGGGGGGGGGCGTATCCTGAAAACGTGTGCGACTTTTATGGCAAGTGTGGGGTGTTTGGTAGCTGCAATGCTCTGGAATTGCCTATTTGTAGTTGTTTGAGAGGGTTTGAGCCTGTAAATGAGGATGAATGGGGGAGAGGGAATTGGACTAATGGTTGCAGGAGGAGGAACCAATTGCGATGTGGAGACGATGAATTTGAGAGGGTGCAGTATATGAAGGTTCCGGACTTTGCTCAACCCTTTCCTTCTAGGGTTCTAGACGAGTGTCGGACCAGATGTGTGGGGAACTGCTCATGCATAGCTTATGCTTATGATGGTAACATTGGTTGTATGTTTTGGAGTGATACCTTGATTGATACTCAGGAGTTCGACGGTGTTGGTGTTGACATCTATGTCCGTCTCTCTGTTTCTGAATTTG ATAGCCACAAGGAGAGAAAGTTGTACATCATAATTGGAGTTGCTGTGGGTTTTGTTTGCATATCTGTTATGATGATTATTGCTTGGTGGTTAATAGTGAAGAGGAAAG GGAACAAGGCGCAAGATTCAAGTATTCTGGAAGTAGGACAGATGTTCACGACGGATTCAACTGCAATCgtactaaaaaaatga
- the LOC125201248 gene encoding G-type lectin S-receptor-like serine/threonine-protein kinase B120, with protein sequence MLANATNQFHVDNLLGRGGFGPVYKGVLTNEKVIAVKRLSAESGQGMQEFMNEVIVISKLQHRNLVRLLGGCVDKEEKILIYEYMPNKSLDTCLFGHTNPTKKLLDWNMRCNIIQGIGRGILYLHRDSRLRIIHRDLKPSNVLLDQDWNPKISDFGMARIFGSNEDHGSTARVVGTYGYMAPEYGMEGRFSEKSDVYSFGVLILEIKKGKKNTLYFNDEFSLSLIGYAWKMWNEGNGLSFVEESIARRETEEEMVRCIQIGLLCVQESPNDRPLIQTVLSMLSGEIVELPLPKQLVFAENGSNSGPNGSTQQYVYSNNELTLSVLDGR encoded by the exons ATGCTTGCTAATGCAACAAACCAGTTCCATGTAGATAATCTTCTCGGGAGGGGAGGTTTCGGTCCTGTTTACAAG GGAGTTCTGACAAATGAGAAAGTAATTGCTGTGAAAAGACTATCAGCAGAATCTGGACAAGGGATGCAAGAATTCATGAATGAAGTGATTGTAATTTCTAAACTCCAACACAGGAATCTTGTCAGATTGTTGGGAGGTTGTGTTGACAAAGAAGAGAAGATTCTGATATATGAATACATGCCAAACAAAAGCTTGGACACTTGTCTCTTTG GTCATACGAATCCCACAAAGAAGTTGTTAGATTGGAATATGCGTTGCAACATTATCCAAGGCATTGGGCGAGGCATCCTGTACCTTCACAGAGACTCAAGACTAAGGATCATTCACAGAGACCTTAAGCCAAGTAATGTTCTGCTAGACCAAGATTGGAATCCAAAAATCTCGGATTTTGGGATGGCAAGAATATTCGGAAGCAATGAGGACCATGGAAGTACTGCTAGAGTAGTGGGAACATA CGGATACATGGCACCAGAATACGGAATGGAAGGCAGATTTTCAGAAAAATCTGATGTATACAGCTTCGGAGTGCTGATTCTGGagattaaaaaaggaaaaaagaacaCACTCTATTTCAATGATGAATTTTCCTTGAGCCTTATTGGATAT GCGTGGAAAATGTGGAATGAGGGTAACGGCTTGAGTTTCGTTGAGGAAAGCATTGCAAGAAGGGAGACAGAGGAAGAGATGGTTCGATGTATTCAGATAGGGCTGCTGTGCGTCCAAGAATCACCAAACGATAGACCTCTGATCCAAACAGTTCTGTCGATGTTGAGTGGTGAAATTGTGGAGCTGCCACTGCCCAAACAGCTGGTGTTTGCAGAAAATGGTTCGAACTCGGGCCCCAATGGATCAACACAGCAATATGTCTACTCCAATAACGAGCTCACTCTTAGTGTGCTTGATGGAAGATGA
- the LOC125188393 gene encoding G-type lectin S-receptor-like serine/threonine-protein kinase At1g11330 yields MSRKICPLFLHQICLSTIFLTSSCLSLQTDTINSSSSGIIKDGDTIVSRSNKFKLGFFSPPNSTHRYLGISYTFPQQTVIWVANRDTPLKNSSGAASLSQHGNLVITDTATNQTIWSSNAAASSPTNTTLQITDTGNLILTNSSTGAQIWESFLHPSDVFVPTMSTSDNIYTGKKVILSAWENDTDPRRGRFTAGLDVSHLQQNFIWRRDGRPQWRSGPWNGLIFIGVQTSYFSFLDGFVYVTNDSAGNFYYTMPQWKIVNRVTLNSSGSLVETMWDFKNETWRTIWAAPENECDVYGTCGPFGSCNVEDSPVCSCVEGFEPASGEEWGRGNWSSGCRRRRKLECGGGDGFSRMQFMKVPDLAQRFYSERIDECRRSCLANCSCIAYAHDSNIGCMFWRGALIDVQKFKGVGVDLYIRLSASELGNNHREKWLFVVIPVAGFVVVAVSIFIAWYMLVKRKGDKIKDRSVVAAEHAISPAISSTDASVGKVDMGEVPLFTFEIIANATKHFSVTNLIGRGGFGHVYKGTLPNGQEIAVKRLSVDSGQGMQEFTSEVIVISKLQHRNLVRLLGGCVEKQEKILIYEYMPNKSLDVCLFDPISPTKNVLDWRRRFSIIEGIGRGLLYLHKDSRFRIIHRDLKPSNVLLDQEWNPKISDFGMARIFGGNQDHHDTARVVGTYGYMAPEYALEGRFSEKSDVYSFGVLMLEIINGEKNTHYYNEDWSLGLLGSAWKMWSEENGLGFVDESMESSGMENEIVRCIQIGLLCVQEYPQDRPSVDTVVSMLSWEIAELSAPKQPIFSQKHSAFTTQLGCSTTTSNDLTVTELDAYFHTKESLPPTMTRPPLNSLLLAVALWCCLPRFSTSQGTGPCQISDTCGQFGVCDSRDSPICSCLPGFLPRINQQWNSGNWSGGCSRRRPLNCNATERGKDGFLKLQIVMLFDYSERWSGPQSQCEIRCLSNCSCLAYASDGGDGCRFWSGPLANIQKFPSGSGSIIFVRVSNSELDVKKVSSKIIVAIAVVAFVVMSIGAFLCWRSIAKRRGKKETIELGNAVDQSLPDGLSQVNIDELPLFTLAMLTNATSSFSEGNKLGKGGFGSVYKGELGDGREIAVKRLSQASTQGMQEFINEVVLISKLQHKNLVRLLGCCVESKETMLVYEYMPNKSLDYHLFDSSQEILDWTKRYKIIEGVCRGLVYLHRDSRLRIIHRDLKPSNILLDNDWNPKISDFGLARIFGAKQDHVSTVRVVGTYGYMAPEYAMEGRFSEKSDVYSLGVLMVEIATGRRNKTLCQDGSLNLLGHVWKLWNEENVGGVVDRRISGSNERAEVMRCIHIGLLCVEASPSDRPSVSAVLSMLRSEVVELPDPKQPALSVRPVLLDSTQEIQICSSSSANNVSVTIVDGR; encoded by the exons ATGAGCCGCAAAATTTGTCCTCTCTTTCTTCACCAAATTTGCCTCTCCACCATTTTCCTCACTTCATCATGCCTCAGTCTACAAACAGATACCATCAATTCCTCGAGCTCAGGCATCATCAAAGACGGCGACACCATAGTCTCCCGCAGCAACAAGTTCAAGCTCGGCTTCTTCAGCCCCCCCAACTCCACCCACCGCTACCTCGGCATCTCCTACACCTTCCCGCAACAAACCGTTATTTGGGTCGCCAACCGAGACACACCCCTCAAAAACTCCTCCGGCGCCGCCTCTCTCTCCCAACACGGCAACCTCGTGATCACAGACACCGCCACCAATCAAACCATCTGGTCCTCAAACGCCGCCGCTTCATCCCCCACCAACACCACCCTCCAAATCACCGACACCGGAAATCTCATCCTCACAAACTCCTCAACCGGAGCTCAAATCTGGGAGTCGTTCCTGCACCCTTCCGACGTCTTCGTCCCTACCATGAGCACCAGCGACAACATTTACACGGGGAAGAAG GTGATCCTGTCGGCGTGGGAGAATGACACAGACCCACGCCGCGGGAGGTTCACCGCGGGGCTGGACGTGTCCCACCTCCAGCAGAATTTCATCTGGAGGAGAGACGGCCGGCCCCAGTGGCGGAGCGGGCCCTGGAACGGGCTGATCTTCATCGGGGTACAAACGTCCTATTTCTCGTTCCTCGACGGATTCGTTTATGTGACCAATGACAGCGCGGGGAATTTCTACTACACCATGCCGCAGTGGAAGATTGTCAACAGAGTGACCCTCAACTCATCCGGGAGTTTAGTCGAGACGATGTGGGATTTCAAGAACGAGACGTGGCGTACCATTTGGGCAGCTCCGGAGAACGAGTGCGATGTTTATGGGACGTGCGGGCCGTTTGGGAGCTGCAACGTCGAGGATTCGCCTGTTTGTTCTTGTGTGGAAGGGTTTGAGCCTGCGAGCGGGGAGGAGTGGGGGAGAGGGAATTGGAGTAGCGGATgcaggaggaggaggaagctCGAGTGTGGTGGCGGAGATGGATTTTCGAGGATGCAATTTATGAAGGTTCCGGATTTGGCTCAACGATTCTATTCTGAAAGAATAGATGAATGCAGAAGGAGTTGTTTGGCTAACTGTTCTTGcatagcttatgctcatgacTCGAACATCGGTTGTATGTTTTGGCGCGGCGCTTTGATTGATGTTCAGAAGTTCAAAGGCGTTGGCGTCGATCTTTACATTCGTCTCTCTGCTTCAGAATTAG GTAACAACCACAGGGAGAAATGGTTGTTTGTTGTGATACCAGTGGCTGGGTTTGTTGTAGTGGCAGTTTCCATCTTCATAGCTTGGTACATGTTGGTGAAGAGAAAAG GGGACAAGATAAAAGACAGAAGTGTTGTTGCAGCAGAACATGCCATTTCACCTGCAATTTCAAGCACGGATGCATCAGTAGGAAAGGTTGATATGGGAGAGGTACCATTGTTCACCTTTGAGATTATTGCAAATGCAACCAAACATTTCAGTGTGACCAATCTTATTGGGAGGGGTGGTTTTGGTCATGTCTACAAG GGAACTCTCCCGAATGGGCAAGAAATCGCGGTGAAGAGGCTATCAGTGGATTCTGGACAAGGAATGCAAGAATTTACGAGTGAAGTGATCGTGATCTCCAAACTCCAGCATCGGAATCTAGTGAGATTACTTGGAGGCTGTGTGGAGAAGCAAGAGAAGATTCTGATATATGAATACATGCCGAATAAAAGCTTGGATGTTTGCCTCTTTG ATCCCATTAGTCCAACGAAAAATGTCTTGGACTGGAGGAGGCGTTTCAGCATCATCGAGGGCATTGGCCGGGGCCTTCTGTATCTTCACAAGGACTCAAGATTCAGAATAATTCACCGGGACCTCAAGCCGAGTAATGTGCTGCTTGACCAAGAATGGAACCCGAAGATATCCGATTTTGGCATGGCGAGAATATTTGGTGGCAATCAAGATCACCACGATACTGCTCGAGTCGTAGGAACATA CGGTTACATGGCACCTGAATACGCATTGGAAGGCCGATTTTCTGAGAAATCCGATGTCTATAGCTTTGGCGTGCTTATGCTTGAGATAATAAATGGAGAAAAGAACACACACTATTACAATGAAGACTGGTCTCTGGGGCTATTAGGAAGT GCATGGAAAATGTggagtgaagaaaatggttTGGGTTTTGTGGATGAAAGCATGGAAAGTTCAGGGATGGAGAATGAGATTGTTAGGTGCATTCAAATAGGTTTATTGTGTGTTCAAGAATATCCTCAAGATAGGCCTTCCGTTGACACGGTCGTGTCGATGCTAAGCTGGGAAATAGCTGAGCTTTCGGCTCCCAAACAGCCGATATTTTCTCAGAAACACAGTGCCTTCACCACACAACTTGGCTgttctactactactagtaatgACCTAACTGTGACTGAGCTTGACG CATATTTCCATACAAAAGAGAGTCTGCCGCCAACGATGACACGGCCACCTCTAAACTCTCTTCTTCTCGCGGTGGCGCTCTGGTGCTGCCTCCCGCGATTTTCCACCTCACAAGGCACCGGTCCTTGCCAAATCTCCGACACGTGCGGCCAATTCGGAGTGTGCGACTCTCGAGATTCCCCAATTTGCAGCTGCCTCCCCGGCTTCCTCCCGCGGATTAACCAGCAATGGAATTCCGGCAACTGGAGCGGCGGCTGCAGCAGGCGGCGCCCCTTGAACTGCAACGCCACAGAAAGAGGAAAAGACGGATTCTTGAAGCTGCAGATAGTGATGCTGTTTGACTACTCCGAGCGGTGGTCCGGCCCCCAATCTCAGTGTGAAATTCGATGCTTGAGCAACTGCTCCTGCCTCGCCTACGCCTCCGACGGAGGCGACGGTTGCAGGTTCTGGAGCGGTCCATTAGCCAACATTCAGAAGTTTCCCAGCGGCTCCGGCTCGATTATCTTCGTTCGCGTCTCCAATTCGGAATTGG ATGTGAAGAAAGTGTCTAGCAAGATCATTGTAGCTATTGCTGTTGTTGCTTTCGTTGTCATGTCAATTGGGGCATTCTTGTGTTGGAGATCGATTGCTAAACGCAGAG GCAAGAAGGAAACAATTGAGCTTGGGAATGCTGTTGATCAGTCTCTTCCAGATGGATTGAGTCAAGTGAATATTGATGAGTTGCCGTTGTTTACATTGGCAATGCTTACAAATGCAACCAGCAGCTTCTCTGAAGGGAACAAGCTCGGGAAGGGTGGTTTCGGTTCTGTTTACAAG GGAGAGTTGGGTGATGGGAGAGAGATTGCGGTTAAGAGGCTTTCGCAGGCATCTACGCAAGGGATGCAAGAGTTTATCAATGAAGTGGTGCTGATTTCTAAACTCCAGCACAAGAATCTTGTTAGACTGCTTGGTTGTTGTGTGGAGAGTAAAGAGACTATGCTGGTTTATGAATATATGCCTAACAAAAGCTTGGACTATCACCTTTTCG ATTCATCACAAGAGATCCTAGATTGGACGAAGCGTTACAAGATTATCGAAGGTGTTTGCCGAGGCCTTGTTTATCTTCACAGGGATTCAAGATTGAGGATAATCCATCGCGACCTCAAGCCCAGCAACATATTGTTGGATAATGATTGGAACCCCAAGATTTCAGATTTTGGACTGGCCAGGATATTCGGAGCCAAGCAGGATCATGTGAGCACCGTAAGAGTGGTAGGAACATA CGGATACATGGCTCCCGAGTATGCAATGGAAGGAAGATTCTCGGAAAAATCAGATGTTTATAGCTTAGGAGTGCTGATGGTGGAGATTGCTACTGGGAGAAGGAACAAAACCTTGTGCCAAGACGGCTCCTTGAACCTTCTCGGACAT GTATGGAAACTGTGGAATGAGGAGAATGTGGGAGGTGTTGTAGATAGAAGAATATCAGGTTCGAATGAGCGGGCAGAGGTGATGAGATGCATACATATCGGGTTGCTGTGTGTCGAGGCAAGTCCTTCAGACAGACCATCCGTTTCTGCTGTGCTGTCGATGCTAAGAAGTGAAGTAGTTGAGCTTCCGGACCCAAAGCAACCGGCATTGTCTGTAAGGCCCGTCCTTTTAGATTCAACCCAAGAGATCCAAATATGTAGTTCATCGTCTGCTAACAATGTCAGTGTCACCATTGTTGATGGCCGTTGA
- the LOC125188402 gene encoding protein ALP1-like produces MFPGEDIGRSMERAMFAFGNQILAGIRAIHEQEQAEQQAQEQVPRPIRRRTSVRREHILAHQRLFEDYFAEHPQWGTPVFRRRFRMRRELFLQIVHTLEARDEYFQWREDAAHRKGPSPLTKCTVALRQLAYGTTADMFDEYLHVGDTTGRECLVNFCAGVIDAFGATYLRKPNAQDCQDLLRMHDTVHDFPGMLGSIDCMHWEWKNCPAAWRGQFTSGYKGTHPTMILEAIVDHSLWIWHAHFGVAGSNNDINVLNSSSLFTEQCNGNGPVISFTANGRQHHMGYYLADGIYPRWPVSLKTISCPTGARREFFAAKQESARKDVERGFGVLQARWGIVKGPARSWYRHHITNVMYACIILHNMIIHDEGRAASQWSDDEAAPSAGHAAPTVVRGLPYGLNERLQAQESMRNQQAHLDLMNDMIEEVWTRSGR; encoded by the coding sequence ATGTTTCCCGGGGAAGATATTGGTCGGTCTATGGAACGCGCAATGTTTGCTTTCGGGAACCAGATTCTCGCCGGTATTCGTGCAATACATGAGCAAGAGCAAGCCGAACAGCAGGCCCAAGAGCAGGTCCCGAGGCCCATCCGCCGACGGACATCCGTCCGTCGAGAGCATATCCTAGCTCATCAACGTCTGTTCGAGGACTACTTCGCCGAACATCCCCAGTGGGGCACGCCGGTTTTTCGCCGACGGTTTAGGATGCGGCGAGAGCTATTTCTCCAGATTGTTCACACGTTGGAGGCGCGCGACGAGTACTTCCAGTGGCGGGAAGATGCGGCCCATAGAAAGGGTCCATCCCCGCTGACGAAGTGCACTGTTGCGCTTCGTCAGTTGGCATACGGCACTACGGcggacatgttcgacgagtatcTTCACGTCGGGGATACAACTGGCCGGGAGTGTCTGGTAAATTTTTGTGCGGGCGTTATTGACGCCTTCGGTGCCACATATTTGCGCAAGCCGAATGCCCAAGACTGCCAGGACCTGCTGCGGATGCACGATACGGTGCACGACTTTCCTGGAATGTTAGGGAGTATTGATTGTATGCActgggagtggaagaattgtcctGCAGCGTGGAGAGGCCAATTCACCAGTGGGTATAAGGGTACccacccgacgatgatccttgaagcaATCGTTGACCACAGtctttggatttggcatgctcATTTTGGCGTGGCGGGGTCCAACAACGACATCAATGTGCTGAACTCGTCCAGTCTCTTCACCGAGCAATGCAATGGCAACGGTCCGGTTATCAGCTTCACTGCCAACGGACGACAAcatcatatggggtactacttAGCCGACGGCATTTACCCGAGATGGCCAGTTTCCTTGAAGACGATCTCCTGTCCAACGGGTGCAAGGAGAGAGTTTTTTGCGGCAAAGCAGGAGTCTGCACGGAAGGACGTGGAGCGAGGATTCGGTGTGCTTCAAGCGCGTTGGGGAATAGTGAAAGGCCCGGCTCGTTCCTGGTACAGGCATCATATCACCAATGTCATGTACGCGTGCAtcatcttgcacaacatgattattcaCGATGAAGGTCGTGCAGCTAGCCAGTGGTCCGACGATGAAGCCGCTCCGAGCGCAGGTCATGCAGCCCCGACGGTCGTTCGAGGTTTACCCTATGGACTCAACGAGAGATTACAAGCTCAGGAGAGCATGCGCAACCAACAAGCTCATCTTGATCTCATGaacgacatgattgaagaagtttggacgCGTAGTGGTCGTTGA
- the LOC125188409 gene encoding G-type lectin S-receptor-like serine/threonine-protein kinase At1g11300 → MSAGVIIRDPQTMASAKKEYKLGFFSPPNTTNRYLGIFYALSEETVIWVANRDTPLTDSSGAVTLSQDGNLVVLDGTNRTVWSTNLTTSSVISPVVQNPGHCNLVLREEVSGDTLWESFSHPTDVMVQGMTLSQNVKTGKQVLLTAWKNATDPGMGSFTGGIDAMSGTVQLFTWNEVQPHWRSGPWNGQIFLGIKEKFYAYLDAIAQVNSDSAGNIFSPLRRLMGSSCGILQEARYERLGITWRRDGTWWPIRKTSVMFMASVGCLRGFEPVNEDEWGRGNWTNGCRRKRQLQCGDDRFERLRYMKVPDFAKPSSSRVQDECRTACQRNCSCIAYAYDSYIGCMFWSNILIDTQEFDRVGVDLYVRLSASEFDRHKERKLYIIIGVAVGFVCISILMFIAWWLIEKRKGSKAQDSSILEAGQMFTTDSTAIVLKDGDLPKFTLKMLANATNQFHEDNLLGRGGFGPVYMGVMANEKEIAVKRLSAESGQGMQEFMNEKGEREKKKKEKRDK, encoded by the exons ATGTCAGCCGGTGTGATCATCAGAGATCCACAAACCATGGCATCAGCAAAGAAGGAATACAAATTGGGATTCTTCTCTCCTCCAAACACCACCAATCGCTACTTAGGAATCTTCTACGCCTTGTCAGAAGAAACAGTGATTTGGGTAGCCAACAGAGACACACCCCTCACCGATTCTTCCGGCGCCGTTACTCTGTCTCAAGACGGCAATCTCGTTGTCTTGGACGGGACTAATCGAACCGTGTGGTCGACTAATCTCACAACATCTTCCGTCATTAGTCCAGTCGTCCAAAATCCTGGACACTGCAATCTCGTCTTGCGGGAAGAGGTCTCTGGAGACACGCTGTGGGAGTCTTTCTCACATCCTACGGATGTTATGGTGCAGGGAATGACGTTAAGCCAGAACGTAAAGACCGGGAAGCAGGTGCTGCTGACAGCATGGAAAAACGCGACTGACCCGGGGATGGGGAGCTTTACCGGGGGCATTGACGCCATGAGCGGGACCGTGCAGCTTTTCACGTGGAATGAGGTGCAGCCGCACTGGAGGAGCGGACCGTGGAACGGACAGATATTTCTTGGGATAAAGGAGAAGTTCTACGCCTACTTAGATGCGATCGCTCAAGTGAATAGTGACAGTGCTGGCAACATCTTTTCTCCCCTCCGCCGATTGATGGGATCGTCATGTGGAATTCTTCAGGAAGCGCGCTACGAAAGGCTTGGAATAACATGGAGAAGAGATGGGACGTGGTGGCCTATCCGAAAAACGAGTGTGATGTTTATGGCAAGTGTGGG ATGTTTGAGAGGTTTTGAGCCTGTGAATGAGGATGAATGGGGGAGAGGAAATTGGACTAATGGCTGTAGGAGGAAGAGGCAGTTGCAGTGTGGAGATGATAGATTTGAGAGGTTGCGGTATATGAAGGTTCCGGACTTTGCTAAACCCTCGTCTTCTAGGGTTCAAGACGAGTGTCGGACAGCGTGTCAGAGGAACTGCTCATGCATAGCTTATGCTTATGATAGTTACATTGGTTGTATGTTTTGGAGCAATATCTTGATTGACACGCAGGAGTTTGATCGCGTTGGTGTTGATCTCTACGTTCGTCTCTCTGCTTCTGAATTCG ATAGGCACAAGGAGAGAAAGTTGTACATCATAATTGGAGTTGCTGTGGGTTTTGTTTGCATATCTATTCTGATGTTTATTGCTTGGTGGTTAATAGAGAAGAGGAAAG GGAGCAAAGCGCAAGATTCAAGTATTTTGGAAGCAGGACAGATGTTCACGACGGATTCAACTGCAATCGTGCTAAAAGATGGCGATCTGCCAAAGTTCACTTTGAAGATGCTTGCTAATGCAACAAACCAGTTCCATGAAGATAATCTTCTTGGGAGGGGAGGTTTCGGTCCTGTTTACATG GGAGTTATGGCGAACGAGAAAGAAATCGCTGTGAAAAGACTATCAGCGGAATCTGGACAAGGCATGCAAGAATTcatgaatgaa aAAGGAGAaagggagaagaagaagaaagagaaaagagacAAGTAG